A portion of the Hyalangium minutum genome contains these proteins:
- a CDS encoding DUF6310 domain-containing protein has translation MPHAGEDDPHNQCADQFPPNRYPGNDVLVDGKRFDALQVGVRVLWEIKTHRFDTYNAFIRRQTILEQVPLLQEERDKAEACGYGFVVGVSTQEHKNALLERDFTLNIVVTGCKR, from the coding sequence GTGCCGCACGCGGGCGAAGATGACCCGCATAACCAGTGCGCCGATCAGTTCCCGCCGAACCGCTACCCCGGCAATGACGTACTCGTTGACGGCAAGCGCTTTGATGCGCTGCAAGTCGGCGTGCGTGTGCTGTGGGAGATCAAGACCCATCGATTTGACACGTACAACGCCTTCATCCGGCGGCAGACGATTCTGGAGCAAGTGCCGTTGTTGCAGGAAGAGCGAGACAAAGCGGAGGCATGTGGCTATGGCTTTGTCGTTGGGGTGAGCACCCAAGAGCACAAGAACGCGTTGCTCGAGCGGGATTTCACCCTCAACATTGTCGTCACGGGGTGCAAGCGATGA